In Pelotomaculum isophthalicicum JI, one DNA window encodes the following:
- a CDS encoding copper amine oxidase N-terminal domain-containing protein produces MFNTKLWVLFLAVFCIFFTAGMHPARASVLSVELGEPHEYSVGGDYNNFWDLKKNITGAETTSECFAIYGNLHPRLVYKGGQGGGFVDAGSLDKPAGDQTLQVSPEITVYQDTQDISEGHLYILKTLTLGYFALYADSAQVVKDVPYLNFTFYKLKGAPSFVASAPVAPAAPSVPAMPVTPPQTPEVTSSPAAPRPWPGGNTEPAAQLTEITFNQKPMVVNDRTFVPLRDLFEALRADVKWDSATRTVLATKGQNKISLQIDNKVAWVNEQPRQLEAAPFINNEKTYVPLRFASEALGEKVSYDSATGKVVFGNRYFYLGQENSAKTTEQVDNTAGQETVTESNSSEGEDLRGEINKYWNNRLRYDALQKSLFGR; encoded by the coding sequence ATGTTTAATACAAAACTTTGGGTACTTTTCTTAGCTGTTTTTTGTATCTTTTTCACTGCAGGCATGCATCCTGCCCGTGCATCAGTTCTGTCTGTGGAACTGGGTGAACCCCATGAATATAGTGTTGGTGGGGATTACAATAATTTTTGGGACCTGAAAAAAAATATAACTGGAGCCGAAACTACCAGTGAGTGCTTTGCAATCTACGGAAACCTGCATCCACGCCTTGTTTATAAAGGTGGACAAGGCGGCGGTTTTGTGGACGCCGGCAGTCTTGATAAACCCGCCGGAGATCAGACGCTGCAGGTTTCCCCGGAGATCACAGTTTACCAGGACACGCAGGACATCAGCGAAGGTCATCTGTATATCCTTAAGACCCTTACCCTCGGTTATTTTGCCCTGTATGCCGACAGCGCACAGGTTGTAAAAGACGTACCTTATTTGAATTTCACCTTTTACAAGCTGAAAGGGGCTCCGTCATTTGTCGCCTCCGCACCCGTTGCACCAGCTGCGCCGTCCGTGCCGGCCATGCCTGTCACGCCACCCCAAACACCGGAGGTAACCTCTTCCCCTGCGGCGCCCCGGCCATGGCCCGGCGGCAACACTGAACCAGCGGCGCAGCTGACTGAAATCACTTTTAATCAAAAACCGATGGTAGTTAACGACCGTACCTTTGTGCCTTTGCGCGACCTTTTTGAAGCCCTGAGGGCTGATGTTAAGTGGGATAGCGCTACCCGGACCGTCCTGGCAACGAAAGGGCAAAACAAAATATCGTTGCAAATCGACAATAAAGTAGCCTGGGTCAACGAACAACCGCGACAGCTTGAGGCGGCGCCGTTCATAAATAATGAGAAAACCTACGTGCCTCTCCGGTTTGCCTCGGAAGCACTGGGAGAAAAAGTCTCTTACGACAGCGCCACAGGTAAAGTGGTCTTCGGCAACCGTTATTTCTACCTGGGTCAGGAAAACAGTGCTAAAACAACAGAGCAGGTGGACAATACCGCAGGGCAGGAAACCGTGACGGAAAGCAACAGTTCAGAAGGCGAAGATCTTAGAGGGGAAATCAACAAATATTGGAATAACAGGCTGAGATACGATGCGCTGCAAAAGTCCTTGTTCGGACGCTGA
- a CDS encoding ATP-binding protein: MYKFLLRLDPERSQSGQCRRCVNLKGVLKRDVVTMAKPTVELQIPSIRGYEKVAMTVAAELARLEGAGNEAAMNLATAVSEACLNAMEHAHGYDSRLPVKLSFRTGPGSLEVDIADAGPPFTFPVPAPSMQNKIEGDEAPRGWGLFLIRNLVNKVEVRRLPDGNMLRLTIEFTRR, translated from the coding sequence GTGTACAAGTTCTTACTCCGGCTGGATCCGGAGCGGAGCCAATCTGGTCAATGCCGGCGCTGTGTAAATTTAAAAGGTGTGCTTAAAAGGGATGTGGTTACCATGGCGAAGCCAACTGTTGAATTACAAATTCCATCCATACGAGGTTATGAAAAGGTGGCGATGACGGTGGCGGCGGAACTGGCGCGCCTTGAGGGCGCGGGTAATGAAGCGGCCATGAATCTGGCCACCGCCGTAAGCGAAGCCTGCCTCAACGCCATGGAGCACGCCCACGGTTATGACTCCCGCTTGCCGGTAAAGCTGAGTTTCCGGACCGGTCCCGGCTCCCTGGAAGTGGACATAGCCGACGCCGGCCCGCCTTTTACCTTCCCTGTCCCGGCTCCTTCTATGCAAAATAAGATTGAAGGAGATGAAGCACCCAGGGGTTGGGGGCTATTCCTGATCCGGAACCTGGTGAACAAGGTGGAGGTCCGGCGCCTGCCCGACGGGAACATGCTTCGTCTGACCATTGAGTTCACTCGCCGGTAG
- a CDS encoding PP2C family protein-serine/threonine phosphatase — MLKQPASRRLKGRIWRLAACMGAVAFAVITLGNQFIQGVTFKQQVAFYLPVVSGQCLFVVLALYALSAAYLRPVLDTLDCFEEGREPARQLVAKARRAAFNYPLDMLVFLALCGIGLILIFHFSEWFFFYKGDIPANWWLATFQAAAFELTLTVSLALLFFAFARRPLREFLEKTTGLAPDEGKRLAIRSRLLITIISIVVIAASTFLYSYLFFPLEGKPLPIGLFLILTVLIAAFCVVVGVITASDTARDIVLVTGKLEQITRGIRPGLHQTLAVTSLDEVGDLVVAFNRLQRQAALTYREVDRELALARSVQAELLPKEFPFWPGWEVAGRSLSARQVGGDFYDHIPLAGGRFGLAVGDAAGKGMPAALLMAAVIGLLRAEAPREESPAKVLGRVNDLICGTVSGGMFITALYAVFDPAAGICTLASAGHLSPVRFLPDGTGPELVDTGALPLGLASGVSYRETTLAIPPGGGMAFYTDGIVEARNVTGELYGFPRFLDAFRFSSGSTGEAFILSVIDEVSRFTGGEQEDDLTLLVVRRLR; from the coding sequence ATGCTTAAGCAACCGGCGTCCCGCAGGCTCAAAGGGCGGATCTGGCGCCTCGCCGCCTGTATGGGGGCCGTGGCTTTTGCGGTGATAACCCTGGGCAACCAGTTTATCCAGGGCGTTACTTTTAAGCAGCAGGTTGCTTTTTATCTCCCCGTGGTGTCCGGGCAGTGCTTATTTGTGGTACTGGCCCTGTACGCCCTTTCGGCAGCCTATTTGAGACCGGTGCTGGATACCCTCGACTGCTTTGAGGAGGGAAGGGAGCCGGCGCGCCAACTGGTCGCCAAGGCCAGGAGGGCGGCTTTTAATTACCCCTTGGACATGCTCGTTTTCCTTGCCCTTTGCGGGATAGGGCTCATTCTGATTTTTCACTTTTCCGAGTGGTTCTTCTTTTATAAGGGAGATATCCCGGCCAACTGGTGGCTGGCGACATTCCAGGCCGCCGCCTTCGAGCTGACCCTCACCGTCTCGCTGGCCCTGCTTTTCTTCGCTTTCGCCCGGAGGCCGCTGCGGGAGTTCCTGGAAAAAACCACGGGCCTCGCGCCGGACGAAGGCAAGCGCCTGGCCATAAGAAGCCGCCTGCTGATCACAATCATATCCATTGTGGTTATTGCGGCGTCCACCTTTTTATATTCCTACCTGTTTTTCCCGCTGGAAGGAAAACCCTTGCCCATAGGCCTGTTTTTAATCCTTACCGTATTGATTGCTGCTTTCTGTGTCGTTGTCGGCGTTATAACCGCTTCCGATACGGCTCGTGACATTGTCCTGGTGACCGGGAAGCTGGAGCAAATAACCCGGGGAATACGGCCCGGCCTGCACCAGACGCTGGCGGTGACGTCGCTGGATGAGGTAGGGGACCTGGTGGTGGCCTTTAACCGGTTGCAGCGGCAGGCGGCCTTGACTTACCGGGAAGTGGACCGCGAACTGGCGCTGGCCCGCTCCGTGCAGGCGGAACTGCTGCCGAAAGAGTTTCCGTTTTGGCCGGGCTGGGAGGTTGCCGGGAGATCGCTGTCCGCCAGGCAGGTGGGGGGCGACTTTTACGACCACATACCCCTGGCGGGCGGCCGTTTCGGGCTGGCCGTGGGTGACGCGGCGGGAAAGGGTATGCCGGCGGCCCTGCTGATGGCGGCGGTGATCGGCCTGCTGCGGGCTGAAGCGCCCCGGGAAGAAAGTCCCGCAAAGGTTTTAGGCAGGGTGAACGACCTCATCTGCGGCACTGTGTCCGGGGGGATGTTTATCACCGCCCTTTACGCCGTGTTCGACCCCGCAGCCGGAATCTGCACCCTGGCCAGCGCCGGGCATTTAAGTCCGGTCCGGTTTCTTCCGGACGGCACAGGCCCGGAATTGGTTGATACGGGGGCGCTGCCGCTGGGATTGGCGAGTGGAGTTTCCTACAGGGAAACAACCCTGGCCATTCCCCCCGGCGGCGGAATGGCCTTTTATACGGACGGAATCGTCGAGGCACGAAACGTAACCGGTGAACTTTACGGTTTCCCGCGCTTTTTAGACGCTTTTCGTTTTTCCAGCGGCTCCACCGGTGAAGCCTTCATATTATCTGTTATAGACGAGGTGTCCCGTTTTACCGGCGGCGAACAGGAGGACGACCTCACCCTGCTGGTGGTGCGCCGGTTAAGGTAA
- a CDS encoding STAS domain-containing protein — MKKKFYSRSEWKEGMTFLRLSGDITSEGKEEFKKMLPPDGQTAPVVLDFAGVDYVNSAGLALLIGLVRRCRASGCPVGAVNLSAHYRKIFHMVGLNDYITVFDGEDAARTVLAPENGEGERDA, encoded by the coding sequence GTGAAGAAAAAATTCTATTCCCGGTCTGAGTGGAAAGAAGGGATGACGTTTTTGCGCCTCAGCGGCGATATAACCAGTGAAGGCAAAGAGGAATTCAAAAAGATGCTGCCGCCGGACGGGCAAACCGCCCCGGTTGTGCTGGATTTCGCCGGGGTAGACTATGTCAACAGCGCGGGCCTGGCTTTGCTCATCGGCCTGGTGCGCCGCTGCCGCGCATCCGGTTGCCCGGTGGGCGCCGTCAACCTTTCCGCTCATTACCGCAAGATTTTTCACATGGTCGGCCTCAACGACTATATAACGGTTTTTGACGGCGAGGACGCCGCGCGTACCGTGTTGGCGCCGGAAAACGGCGAAGGGGAAAGAGATGCTTAA
- a CDS encoding S-layer homology domain-containing protein — protein MQRKRKLSIILILTLTASLLLPMATPASAFTIQYFGHSQVLMTTDAGTKILMDPPHLGDFGNLGVDPGPIYPNVVTVSHQHSDHNNSTAAWVYGRPLVLNGISPLFDSYNTFNSINQVVNDTVINDVYLPHFYGAGDDAAFVFNVDGLRIVHLGDGTGSDNNRFTAAEKQALGTPDILFVPIGGPMGPVPPEYGGPQMENLSTQDVVYAIQDLQPKVVIPIHWWSQAGLNYFLTDQKSVGGFTYSVKNSNSINVESNNLPTTTQIWVMPIGAAQAGGGGLPPDGDVPSVSGSVYANGEALNDITANLTYDSNSRLANLKLRRNGNDDISGGSYDSNTEFTVTINNNGHTPYILLGAGYVQSWETGQDGVTTIRVKGMSFKFPDGTPVHLGVQMAIAYDANQAPYNMPVSYRGMSISTNASSFNAPVMVSGTQLYVYINGVSGEEGYFKVFLPEALLQDWGITSNNQLAAQIGDGNGNNKEAVTNAIVTDVAGGKTMEFSGFHYSDHRVFIGKAEAGAPVVTSAATNNAGNKIILTFNKAMADPAGKHAQFTVTVGGTPDAVTAAALNADPQKIELTLANPIYHGDVITIGYTAGTVVAADGGVLATFAGQAVTNNGPVKVTSPTVSVDSNNKNLSITSTTPATTLAIPNNVTDATINVVGLLNAPVAGKVTTSALPNITIQANTSVNANPVQVAIPAGTTVTADAADNWDGTINVPTVKPNNSVAVTADAGKTATVNTVIEVGFGDVPLTFSKAVRILIPGQAGKDAGYYRGGAFNKITAVLSSDTQAAGDALPAGGDGKIDVGSDLVIWTKHFTKFVTYTQTSAGGGGGGGGGVPPVSSSTTVTATSGGTVTSNDATIVVPAGAVTGDIKVTVEKVANTASLSFAKNTRLISDVFEITKDKAGDFSKAVTITLPFDKSKLDTAKYDIGIFWLNPETGKWTKLDNIKIDLASGKVSGDVNHFTKFAVLAVEKGSEAPTVAFSDIAGHWAQNEIEGLVARGAVTGYPDGTFKPDNTITRAEFATVLVKALKLAPQNGKIFADTARHWARDYIATAASNGIVNGYDNETFGPDDLITREQMAVMIVKAEKLAIVSEGISFEDGNKISAWARSAVATAAKKGIMKGYPDNTFKPEGNSTRAEAVTAIMNALK, from the coding sequence ATGCAAAGGAAAAGGAAACTTTCAATAATTTTAATTCTGACTTTAACGGCCAGCCTTCTGCTGCCCATGGCCACCCCGGCTTCAGCTTTCACTATTCAATACTTCGGCCACTCCCAGGTACTGATGACCACTGATGCCGGAACGAAAATTTTGATGGACCCTCCACATCTTGGAGATTTCGGAAACCTTGGCGTCGATCCCGGCCCCATATATCCTAACGTAGTTACAGTTAGTCACCAACATTCAGACCATAATAATTCAACAGCAGCGTGGGTGTATGGGAGACCCCTGGTATTAAATGGAATAAGCCCTCTTTTTGATAGCTATAACACCTTTAACAGTATAAATCAGGTGGTTAATGATACTGTAATTAATGATGTTTACCTTCCGCACTTTTACGGCGCCGGGGATGACGCAGCCTTTGTCTTCAATGTAGACGGATTACGGATTGTGCATCTTGGAGACGGCACTGGTTCTGACAATAACAGATTTACAGCGGCGGAGAAGCAAGCCTTAGGAACACCCGATATTTTATTTGTTCCAATTGGCGGCCCCATGGGTCCTGTTCCACCTGAATATGGTGGTCCACAAATGGAAAATCTTAGCACCCAGGACGTAGTTTATGCTATTCAAGACCTTCAACCGAAGGTTGTTATTCCTATACATTGGTGGAGCCAAGCAGGGTTGAATTATTTCTTAACTGACCAGAAAAGTGTAGGTGGTTTCACATACTCAGTAAAAAATAGCAACTCTATAAATGTTGAGTCCAACAACTTACCAACAACAACTCAAATATGGGTGATGCCCATCGGAGCAGCACAAGCTGGTGGCGGCGGGCTACCACCTGATGGCGATGTGCCGTCAGTTTCCGGCTCAGTATATGCTAATGGCGAGGCATTAAACGATATAACAGCTAATTTAACTTACGATTCCAATTCCAGACTGGCTAATCTAAAATTGAGGAGAAACGGGAATGACGACATTAGTGGAGGATCGTACGACTCAAACACAGAATTTACGGTCACTATCAACAACAACGGCCATACCCCTTACATTCTCCTCGGAGCCGGGTATGTTCAAAGCTGGGAAACCGGTCAGGACGGGGTCACTACTATCCGCGTGAAGGGAATGTCCTTTAAATTCCCGGATGGAACTCCCGTGCACCTGGGTGTACAAATGGCCATCGCGTATGATGCTAACCAAGCACCGTATAATATGCCTGTTTCGTACCGGGGCATGTCTATCTCCACTAACGCGTCGTCGTTTAATGCGCCCGTCATGGTTTCAGGAACGCAACTTTACGTTTATATCAACGGGGTTAGCGGGGAGGAAGGCTATTTCAAGGTATTTCTGCCTGAGGCCCTGCTCCAGGACTGGGGTATCACCTCTAATAACCAGTTGGCCGCACAAATCGGGGATGGAAACGGCAATAACAAGGAAGCCGTAACCAATGCTATAGTGACCGATGTAGCCGGCGGGAAGACGATGGAGTTCAGCGGTTTTCATTATTCCGACCACCGCGTTTTTATCGGCAAGGCAGAAGCCGGCGCGCCTGTAGTCACCTCTGCCGCAACAAACAACGCAGGCAACAAAATAATACTGACCTTTAACAAGGCAATGGCAGACCCGGCAGGCAAACACGCACAGTTTACAGTTACAGTCGGAGGGACGCCGGATGCGGTGACAGCCGCTGCACTGAACGCTGATCCCCAAAAAATAGAGCTGACGCTTGCCAACCCAATTTATCATGGTGACGTAATCACAATAGGATATACTGCGGGCACAGTGGTAGCAGCCGACGGTGGTGTTCTTGCAACCTTCGCGGGACAGGCGGTAACGAACAATGGCCCGGTAAAGGTTACTTCTCCAACGGTTTCGGTTGACAGCAACAATAAAAACCTTTCCATAACCAGCACTACTCCTGCCACTACGTTAGCTATCCCGAACAATGTCACAGACGCAACCATAAACGTGGTAGGCTTGCTAAATGCGCCTGTAGCCGGTAAAGTGACTACCAGCGCTTTGCCGAACATAACCATACAGGCCAACACTTCCGTTAACGCTAATCCTGTCCAGGTGGCTATACCGGCAGGAACCACGGTTACTGCGGACGCAGCCGATAACTGGGACGGAACGATAAATGTGCCTACGGTCAAGCCCAACAACAGTGTAGCGGTAACGGCTGACGCCGGGAAAACCGCGACAGTTAATACTGTAATTGAAGTGGGATTTGGTGACGTTCCCCTGACGTTCAGCAAGGCGGTGCGGATACTTATTCCCGGCCAGGCGGGCAAGGACGCGGGTTACTACCGGGGAGGAGCCTTTAATAAAATAACTGCGGTTCTAAGTTCCGATACGCAGGCTGCCGGCGACGCGCTTCCCGCAGGAGGAGATGGTAAAATTGACGTTGGTTCAGACCTGGTAATCTGGACCAAACACTTTACTAAATTCGTCACCTACACGCAGACCTCGGCCGGTGGCGGCGGCGGTGGCGGTGGCGGTGTGCCACCAGTAAGCAGTTCAACCACTGTTACGGCAACAAGCGGCGGAACCGTTACCTCCAATGACGCTACCATCGTTGTTCCGGCCGGTGCAGTAACAGGTGACATCAAGGTGACCGTTGAAAAGGTGGCCAATACCGCCAGCCTGTCATTTGCGAAGAACACCAGGCTGATCAGCGATGTCTTTGAAATCACCAAGGACAAAGCCGGTGACTTCAGTAAGGCGGTTACAATCACCTTACCCTTTGACAAGTCTAAATTAGACACCGCCAAATACGACATCGGCATCTTCTGGCTCAATCCTGAGACAGGCAAGTGGACCAAACTTGACAATATAAAAATCGACCTTGCATCCGGCAAGGTGAGCGGTGATGTCAATCACTTCACGAAGTTCGCGGTACTGGCCGTCGAAAAGGGCAGTGAAGCGCCAACCGTTGCTTTTTCAGACATTGCCGGCCACTGGGCGCAAAATGAAATTGAGGGCTTGGTAGCCCGCGGCGCCGTAACCGGCTATCCTGACGGAACCTTCAAACCGGACAATACAATCACCCGGGCCGAGTTTGCCACCGTCCTGGTTAAAGCGTTAAAACTCGCGCCTCAAAACGGGAAAATCTTTGCGGATACCGCTCGGCATTGGGCCAGGGATTATATTGCGACAGCAGCATCAAATGGAATTGTAAACGGCTACGATAACGAAACATTTGGTCCGGACGACCTGATCACCCGTGAGCAGATGGCCGTGATGATCGTAAAAGCTGAGAAACTTGCCATAGTTTCCGAAGGTATTTCTTTCGAGGACGGCAACAAGATTTCAGCCTGGGCCAGAAGCGCTGTTGCCACGGCCGCTAAAAAGGGCATCATGAAAGGATACCCCGATAATACCTTCAAACCTGAAGGCAACAGCACAAGAGCGGAAGCAGTCACGGCGATTATGAATGCATTAAAATAA
- a CDS encoding ATP-binding protein, translating into MAKPTVELQIPSIPGYEKVAMAAAELARLAGAGDEAALQLATAVSEACLNAMEHAHGYDSRLPVKLTFRTGPGYLEVDIADAGPPFIFPVPAPSMQNKIEGNESPRGWGLFLIQNLVNKVEVRRLPDGNLLRLTMEFPVR; encoded by the coding sequence ATGGCGAAGCCAACTGTTGAATTACAAATTCCATCCATACCAGGTTACGAAAAGGTGGCGATGGCGGCGGCGGAACTGGCCCGCCTTGCAGGCGCGGGTGATGAAGCGGCCCTGCAACTGGCCACCGCCGTAAGCGAAGCCTGCCTCAACGCCATGGAGCACGCCCACGGTTATGACTCCCGCCTGCCGGTGAAGCTGACTTTCCGGACCGGTCCCGGCTATCTGGAAGTGGACATAGCCGACGCGGGCCCGCCTTTTATCTTCCCTGTCCCGGCTCCTTCCATGCAAAATAAGATTGAGGGAAATGAATCACCCAGGGGTTGGGGGCTGTTCCTGATCCAAAACCTGGTGAACAAGGTGGAGGTCCGGCGCCTGCCCGACGGCAATCTTCTACGCCTGACCATGGAGTTCCCCGTCCGGTGA
- the tadA gene encoding tRNA adenosine(34) deaminase TadA: protein MDHAGYMRAALAEAEKAYAVGEVPVGAVVVLNGEIIGRGHNLREALKDSSAHAEMLALKEAARYLGDWRLNGAVIYSTLEPCPMCAGALVQFRVKTLVYGVADPKAGAVDSVIDVVRQPRFNHQVEVLAGVLEEECRDIIQRFFKELREKKVSGEMAELVEGARLEIE from the coding sequence TTGGATCACGCCGGCTACATGCGCGCAGCTCTGGCGGAAGCTGAAAAAGCTTATGCCGTGGGTGAGGTGCCGGTTGGCGCAGTGGTAGTGCTTAACGGTGAAATTATCGGCCGGGGTCATAACTTGCGCGAGGCTTTAAAAGATAGTTCCGCCCATGCGGAGATGCTGGCGCTGAAAGAGGCGGCAAGGTACCTCGGCGACTGGCGGTTGAACGGCGCTGTCATTTACTCGACTCTCGAACCATGCCCCATGTGCGCCGGAGCCCTGGTGCAATTCAGGGTGAAAACGCTGGTTTATGGTGTGGCTGATCCAAAAGCCGGCGCGGTTGATTCGGTAATTGATGTGGTGAGACAACCACGCTTCAACCACCAGGTTGAAGTTTTAGCGGGAGTCCTGGAAGAAGAATGCCGGGATATTATACAGCGCTTCTTTAAAGAATTGAGGGAGAAAAAAGTATCCGGAGAGATGGCCGAGTTGGTCGAAGGCGCTCGACTCGAAATCGAGTAG
- a CDS encoding YjfB family protein has product MDTDAVGTVKAYLGVKQVKLQQDVQVNILRQIMNQEKQSVQDLLETMPQTSPNPPHLGNNLDLYV; this is encoded by the coding sequence GTGGATACTGACGCTGTCGGTACTGTAAAAGCTTATTTGGGTGTAAAGCAAGTAAAGCTGCAACAGGATGTACAGGTAAACATCCTGCGCCAAATTATGAATCAAGAAAAGCAGTCGGTCCAAGATCTTCTGGAGACTATGCCTCAGACTTCGCCGAATCCTCCTCATCTGGGTAATAATTTGGATCTATATGTTTAA
- a CDS encoding PilZ domain-containing protein produces MVSGKEVITVKQEVWLKVPYQPSFPATINYVEEDIFWTNLPRGEGQVLLLQEKQTVEIGLSLAEGFYSADSHVVKMGEDHNKFYGFSIPENFTMAQERQFLRVPYATNVLFAAGGLVAQTALVNFSAGGVMVYLVPELEKILASGKEITISLNIDNIALKLPVYFAWRKSYDNIPFAGFEFQNLDTPMQDTIADLAKKYSKNK; encoded by the coding sequence ATGGTTTCGGGGAAAGAGGTAATTACCGTTAAACAAGAAGTCTGGCTAAAGGTGCCTTATCAGCCGTCCTTTCCAGCCACAATCAATTATGTAGAAGAAGATATCTTCTGGACGAACCTGCCCAGAGGAGAAGGTCAGGTTCTATTATTGCAGGAAAAACAAACTGTTGAAATTGGTTTATCTCTGGCGGAAGGATTTTATAGCGCTGATTCTCATGTCGTAAAAATGGGTGAAGATCATAATAAATTTTATGGTTTCTCCATTCCGGAAAATTTCACGATGGCACAGGAGAGACAATTCCTGCGCGTGCCCTATGCGACAAACGTGTTGTTTGCCGCCGGCGGTCTTGTCGCCCAAACCGCTTTGGTAAATTTTTCGGCTGGCGGCGTAATGGTCTATCTTGTGCCGGAACTTGAGAAAATCCTGGCTTCGGGCAAAGAAATAACCATAAGTTTAAATATTGACAACATTGCTCTTAAACTACCGGTGTATTTTGCATGGAGAAAAAGCTACGACAACATACCGTTTGCCGGATTTGAGTTTCAAAATCTGGATACTCCTATGCAAGATACCATAGCCGACCTGGCTAAAAAATATTCGAAAAACAAATAG
- a CDS encoding DUF6125 family protein, protein MELDGLKTLESFSKEELIALVQDMSKRWLAHDGVWFQCVENKYGMEEAVEMDARAWDRFAQIEAARIMKLHKIPPDGGLPALVKALELRQYSFLNKKEVVELSENKLIFRMTTCRVQATRKWKKMPEFPCKPVGILEYSSFAKTIDSRIKTRCLTCHPDNNHSDEYNCEWEFSI, encoded by the coding sequence ATGGAACTGGATGGCTTGAAGACGCTCGAATCGTTTAGCAAAGAAGAATTAATAGCGCTGGTGCAGGATATGTCCAAACGCTGGCTGGCGCACGATGGTGTTTGGTTCCAGTGTGTGGAGAATAAGTATGGCATGGAAGAGGCTGTTGAAATGGATGCCCGGGCATGGGATAGATTTGCTCAGATAGAAGCCGCCAGGATCATGAAGTTACATAAAATCCCGCCGGACGGAGGCTTGCCCGCCCTGGTAAAAGCCCTGGAATTGAGGCAGTACTCTTTTCTCAACAAAAAGGAAGTTGTTGAATTAAGCGAAAATAAATTGATTTTCAGAATGACCACCTGCCGGGTTCAAGCGACCAGGAAATGGAAGAAGATGCCGGAATTTCCATGCAAGCCGGTGGGTATTCTTGAATATAGCAGTTTTGCGAAAACCATTGACTCCCGTATCAAGACTCGTTGCCTTACCTGTCATCCGGACAACAACCACTCGGATGAATATAATTGTGAGTGGGAATTTTCAATATGA
- a CDS encoding acetate--CoA ligase family protein, with the protein MDYKKLVKDVLKTGRSHLLEPEAYYVCGEFGITCPQFNFVANVEDGIDAARSMGFPVVVKVVSPQVIHKTDAGGVVTGIQSEEQFKNAYSTMLENVRGKVPDAEIYGVLVQKSMPQGVEVAVGGLRDPQFGPVVMFGAGGTLIEVLQDVSFRLARLDRGEALRQIRETKVFKILQGVRRNKPCDIVALADLIIHAGKLLEEMPEISELDFNPVLAYPDYYSIVDARIVLSSELASVSTVNK; encoded by the coding sequence ATGGATTATAAAAAGTTAGTTAAAGATGTTTTAAAGACAGGAAGAAGTCACTTGTTAGAACCGGAAGCGTACTATGTTTGCGGTGAGTTTGGAATAACTTGTCCACAGTTCAATTTTGTCGCGAATGTAGAAGATGGAATAGACGCCGCCAGATCCATGGGGTTCCCGGTGGTTGTCAAGGTGGTTTCCCCGCAAGTAATTCATAAAACCGACGCGGGTGGTGTTGTTACCGGTATTCAGTCAGAGGAGCAATTTAAAAATGCGTACAGCACCATGCTTGAAAATGTCCGTGGCAAGGTCCCGGACGCTGAGATATATGGAGTGCTTGTACAAAAGTCAATGCCTCAAGGTGTGGAAGTAGCGGTAGGCGGTTTAAGGGATCCGCAATTCGGGCCGGTGGTCATGTTTGGGGCCGGTGGAACTTTAATTGAAGTGCTGCAGGATGTATCCTTTAGGTTGGCGCGGCTCGACAGAGGAGAAGCATTGAGACAGATTAGAGAGACCAAGGTATTTAAGATCCTGCAAGGGGTTCGCCGGAATAAACCCTGCGACATTGTGGCATTAGCGGATCTCATTATTCATGCCGGTAAGTTGCTCGAAGAAATGCCGGAAATTAGCGAATTGGATTTCAATCCGGTATTAGCCTATCCTGATTATTATTCGATAGTTGACGCGCGCATAGTGTTATCAAGTGAGCTGGCGTCTGTGTCGACTGTCAATAAATAA